From the Planifilum fimeticola genome, the window TGATCATCGATGCCCTGGAGAGCCGGGACAAAGAGAAGGCCGCCCGCGTCATGAAACAAAACTGGCTGCGTCCGATGCGGGAAATCGCAGACCGGCTGCAAAGGGAGGAAGGAGAAGGGCAGGAAGGGGAATAACCCGTCCAACTCCCTCATAAGCTTGTACAAAGAATGGATGGCAAAGGGGGTTGGAGGGCGTTGGATATCGGATGGTGGGGATTGGCCGCCGGAGGGGGGATCGTCCTTTTCATGATATTGAGCCGTTCGGTGATTCGACCCTTGAGATGGCTTTGGTTCGGGATCATCTATACCGCCGTGGGCTCGTTGGTTTTGTTTTTGCTCAACTTGGCCGGAGAGCTGGTGCAGTTCCGGATTCCGATCAATCCGGTCACCGCCTTTATCACCGGTGTGCTGGGGTTGCCGGGGCTTCTGTACTTGGTTCTGGTCAAGATCTTTTTCCTCGGGGGATGACTCGAAAAAAAGAAAAGCCCGCCACGATCGACAGGCATGCTTCATGCCGCTTTTTTATCTGGAGGGAATCACCGGAATGGAACTCTTACCTCCCTGGCCGCCCAGGTAAAACTCGGGCACGTCCCCCACGATCGTCAACTGACCCATCGGATAGCTGTGCCGGGTTCGGATCGTCCTTTCGTGCCGCGGAAGGAGGATGACCATCTCGCTGGTGATCCGGACGTTCAGTTTGATCATCACCATGTTGATTCCCCCGCTTTCCATGGTCCCTTCCATCTCGATGTGGGTGGACCCCTTGGGCCAATATTTCAGCGGGATGTTGGGCCCCATATCCGCGAACAGCTTGCTGTCGAACACGGTCCCCAGC encodes:
- a CDS encoding pro-sigmaK processing inhibitor BofA family protein, whose protein sequence is MDIGWWGLAAGGGIVLFMILSRSVIRPLRWLWFGIIYTAVGSLVLFLLNLAGELVQFRIPINPVTAFITGVLGLPGLLYLVLVKIFFLGG